A region from the Candidatus Brocadiaceae bacterium genome encodes:
- a CDS encoding glycosyltransferase family 2 protein has translation MRIRVEQRTGQRAERAMAHVAAVFPAYNEERHLARCVEAALACGLGLVVVVNDGSTDSTGAILDRLACDPRVQAVHHEVNLGKQAGVVHGLQAAARHTHWNAVAVLDADMQNDPALLPRLCGLIGPYDLVVGRRHQDHMPAVRRAANLLASAPYALLAGVPIGDVQSGYRVYSRETAAYLARHLPEAGRYAFEHSSMLLFARLARARRRDFRIAEVPVPCSYEDAPSRIRLCDKLQLTWATVYHAAAIARLRR, from the coding sequence ATGCGGATACGGGTGGAGCAGCGGACAGGGCAGCGCGCCGAGCGGGCCATGGCCCACGTCGCCGCCGTCTTCCCCGCCTACAACGAGGAGCGGCACCTCGCCCGGTGCGTGGAGGCGGCCCTGGCCTGCGGCCTGGGCCTCGTGGTCGTCGTCAACGACGGCTCCACCGACTCGACCGGCGCGATCCTCGACCGTCTGGCGTGTGATCCCCGTGTGCAGGCCGTCCACCACGAGGTCAACCTCGGCAAACAGGCGGGCGTCGTGCACGGACTGCAGGCGGCCGCGCGCCACACGCACTGGAACGCGGTGGCCGTGCTCGACGCCGACATGCAGAACGACCCCGCCCTCCTGCCCCGGCTCTGCGGCCTGATCGGGCCCTACGACCTCGTCGTCGGCCGCCGGCATCAGGACCACATGCCGGCCGTCCGGCGCGCGGCGAACCTGCTGGCCAGCGCCCCCTATGCCCTGCTGGCCGGCGTGCCGATCGGCGACGTGCAGAGCGGCTACCGCGTCTACTCGCGGGAGACGGCGGCGTACCTGGCGCGGCACCTGCCCGAGGCCGGACGCTACGCCTTCGAGCACTCGTCCATGCTCCTGTTCGCCCGGCTGGCCCGCGCCCGCAGACGCGACTTCCGAATCGCCGAGGTGCCCGTGCCCTGCTCCTACGAAGACGCCCCCAGCCGCATCCGGCTCTGCGACAAGCTCCAACTGACCTGGGCGACCGTCTACCACGCAGCGGCGATCGCCCGCCTGCGACGCTGA
- a CDS encoding SpoIID/LytB domain-containing protein: MDEQTPLEAAPRPPRRRGPGPGLAAAAAALGLLAFVGLYGWQFWRPLPVVPPMPAAPASIVYPETVPVVIVSASPSLRLSCPGGASWYAPGERFLDMGEGPWRVTASGEVLHLNDLAVPEGEAQLRPNDDGFVLGEDAYRGHLVLTVRPGDCVRAVNVLPPEQYIAGVVGRELYARWPMEALMAQAVAARTFMLYTLDARGHMVPADMAYRGREAESRPARLATELTAGIVLAYDDRPLPAYFQSTCGGRTVAVERVFALDALPPLRGVECPWCRGTRWYEWSLEVTGADLARRLDRPDVAEVRTLRPLETEPDGYARFVLINDEVKLDAGALRRALGGNRMRSLRFRVTARDGVFSLQGRGYGHGVGLCQWGARGMARAGHTWQEILQHYYPGALVCRAH, encoded by the coding sequence ATGGACGAACAGACGCCCCTCGAGGCCGCCCCCCGCCCGCCGCGCCGGCGCGGCCCCGGCCCGGGCCTCGCCGCAGCGGCCGCCGCCCTGGGCCTGCTGGCCTTCGTGGGCCTGTACGGGTGGCAGTTCTGGCGCCCCCTGCCCGTGGTGCCGCCCATGCCCGCCGCACCGGCCTCGATCGTGTACCCGGAGACGGTCCCGGTGGTCATCGTCTCGGCGTCGCCGTCTCTGCGCCTCTCGTGCCCCGGCGGCGCGAGCTGGTACGCGCCCGGCGAGCGCTTCCTGGACATGGGCGAGGGGCCCTGGCGGGTGACCGCCTCGGGCGAGGTCCTGCACCTGAACGACCTGGCCGTCCCCGAAGGGGAGGCGCAACTGCGGCCGAACGACGACGGGTTCGTCCTGGGCGAAGACGCCTATCGCGGGCACCTGGTCCTGACGGTCCGCCCCGGGGACTGCGTCCGCGCGGTCAACGTGCTCCCGCCGGAGCAGTACATCGCCGGTGTGGTCGGCCGGGAACTGTATGCCCGCTGGCCGATGGAGGCCCTGATGGCCCAGGCCGTGGCGGCCCGCACGTTCATGCTGTACACGCTGGACGCCCGCGGCCACATGGTGCCGGCGGACATGGCCTACCGCGGCCGGGAGGCCGAATCGCGCCCGGCCCGCCTGGCCACCGAGTTGACCGCAGGCATCGTGCTGGCCTACGACGACCGCCCCCTCCCCGCCTACTTCCAGAGCACGTGCGGCGGCCGGACGGTTGCCGTCGAACGGGTCTTCGCACTGGACGCCCTGCCGCCGCTGCGGGGCGTCGAGTGCCCGTGGTGCCGGGGCACGCGCTGGTATGAGTGGAGCCTGGAGGTGACCGGCGCCGATCTGGCCCGCCGGCTCGACCGGCCGGACGTCGCGGAGGTCCGCACCCTACGGCCCCTCGAGACCGAGCCGGACGGCTACGCGCGGTTCGTGCTCATCAACGACGAGGTGAAGCTGGACGCGGGGGCGCTGCGCCGCGCCCTGGGCGGCAACCGCATGCGCAGCCTCCGCTTCCGGGTGACGGCGCGGGACGGGGTGTTCTCGCTCCAGGGGCGCGGCTACGGCCACGGGGTGGGCCTGTGCCAGTGGGGCGCGCGGGGGATGGCGCGCGCCGGCCACACGTGGCAGGAGATCCTGCAGCACTACTACCCGGGCGCGCTCGTCTGCAGGGCGCACTGA
- the mtnP gene encoding S-methyl-5'-thioadenosine phosphorylase, with protein MERLDEAIGVIGGSGLCGMEGLEPIEEVEVATPFGAPSDHYIVGKIEGRLVVFLARHGRTHRLLPHELNYRANLFGFKKLGVQRIVSVSAVGSLKEDIHPLHIVVPDQFFDRTRHRADTFFGDGVVVHVGFGDPVCPQLHGALCHAAAASGATVWPGGTYVCMEGPAFSTRAESQVYRSWGASVIGMTNLPEAKLAREAEMCYATLALVTDFDCWHEAEEAVTQQDVLQNMQANVATAQRTLRALVASLGRERSCACGDALRSAFARPPGQAPAAARERLDIIIGKYLQ; from the coding sequence ATGGAGCGACTGGATGAGGCGATCGGCGTGATCGGAGGCTCGGGGCTGTGCGGCATGGAGGGTCTGGAGCCGATCGAGGAGGTGGAGGTGGCCACCCCGTTCGGCGCGCCGTCCGATCACTACATTGTTGGGAAGATCGAGGGCCGTCTCGTCGTCTTCCTGGCCCGGCACGGCCGCACGCACCGGCTGCTGCCGCACGAGCTGAACTACCGGGCCAACCTGTTCGGGTTCAAGAAGCTCGGCGTGCAGCGCATCGTCTCGGTCTCGGCCGTGGGCAGCCTCAAGGAGGACATCCATCCGCTGCACATTGTTGTGCCGGATCAGTTCTTCGACAGGACGCGCCACCGCGCGGACACGTTCTTCGGCGACGGGGTGGTGGTGCACGTGGGATTCGGGGACCCGGTATGCCCTCAACTGCACGGCGCGCTCTGCCACGCGGCGGCGGCCAGCGGAGCGACGGTCTGGCCGGGGGGCACCTACGTGTGCATGGAGGGGCCGGCGTTTTCCACGCGGGCGGAGTCGCAGGTCTATCGGTCCTGGGGTGCCAGCGTGATCGGCATGACGAACCTGCCGGAGGCCAAGCTTGCCCGCGAGGCGGAGATGTGTTACGCTACGCTGGCTCTCGTGACCGATTTCGACTGCTGGCACGAGGCCGAGGAGGCTGTCACGCAGCAGGACGTTCTGCAGAACATGCAGGCGAATGTCGCCACTGCACAGAGGACGCTGCGTGCGCTGGTCGCGTCTCTCGGGCGGGAGCGGTCCTGCGCATGCGGGGACGCGCTCCGCAGTGCGTTCGCCAGGCCGCCCGGGCAGGCGCCTGCGGCCGCGCGGGAGAGACTGGACATCATCATCGGCAAGTACTTACAATAG
- the ruvB gene encoding Holliday junction branch migration DNA helicase RuvB, whose product MNEQDIYSGLPQDDEQTIESVLRPASFADFVGRPGTVDNLRTWIEAARMRAEPLDHILFCGPPGLGKTTLAYIIANELGVSLRSTSGPALSKPRDLVGLLTGLRRGDVLFIDEIHRLDVRVEEYLYTAMEDFFITIIIDPGPHGRSIRLDLRPFTLIGATTREGLLAPPLRSRFQISERLDFYTTDELMEVAAKSARILGIGLQPQAARRIAECSRGTPRITNRFLRRIRDVAQAAGSGVITPQIAEDGLRRLGVDDRGLAEMDRRILALLARSSGRPVGLKTIAAVVGEQEDTIEDVYEPFLIRQGLLERTARGRAITPAGLEACGADGPGPEGQASLF is encoded by the coding sequence ATGAACGAGCAGGACATCTACTCCGGCCTTCCCCAGGACGACGAGCAGACGATCGAGAGCGTCCTGCGCCCCGCGTCGTTCGCCGACTTCGTCGGCCGCCCCGGCACGGTCGACAACCTGCGGACGTGGATCGAGGCCGCCCGCATGCGCGCCGAGCCGCTCGACCACATCCTCTTCTGCGGCCCGCCCGGACTGGGCAAGACGACCCTCGCCTACATCATCGCCAACGAACTCGGCGTCAGCCTGCGGTCCACCAGCGGCCCGGCCCTCAGCAAGCCCCGCGACCTGGTGGGCCTCCTGACCGGCCTGCGCAGGGGCGACGTCCTGTTCATCGACGAGATCCACCGCCTCGACGTGCGCGTCGAGGAGTATCTCTACACGGCGATGGAGGACTTCTTCATCACCATCATCATCGACCCGGGACCGCATGGCCGGTCGATCCGCCTGGACCTGCGCCCCTTCACGCTCATCGGCGCCACCACGCGCGAGGGGCTCCTGGCCCCGCCGCTGCGCAGCCGCTTCCAGATCTCCGAACGGCTCGACTTCTACACCACCGACGAACTCATGGAGGTCGCCGCCAAGAGCGCACGAATCCTCGGCATCGGCCTGCAGCCGCAGGCCGCCCGCCGCATCGCCGAGTGCTCCCGCGGCACGCCCCGCATCACCAACCGGTTCCTGCGCCGCATCCGCGACGTCGCCCAGGCGGCCGGAAGCGGCGTCATCACGCCGCAGATCGCCGAGGACGGCCTGCGACGGCTCGGCGTCGACGACCGCGGACTGGCCGAGATGGACCGCCGTATCCTGGCGCTCCTGGCGCGCAGCTCCGGCCGCCCCGTCGGGCTCAAGACCATCGCCGCCGTCGTCGGCGAACAGGAAGACACGATCGAGGACGTCTACGAGCCGTTCCTGATCCGCCAGGGCCTGCTGGAACGCACGGCCCGGGGGCGCGCCATCACGCCGGCCGGCCTGGAGGCCTGCGGCGCCGACGGCCCCGGGCCCGAAGGGCAGGCATCGCTGTTCTGA
- a CDS encoding epoxyqueuosine reductase QueH, protein MRVLLHVCCAACAIEPAEELARNGHRVHGFFSNPNIHPFIEFRRRLKALKVLQERLPLPVTYQEDYGLPDWLAAVRWAAPAAERCADCYRLRLARTAETAARGGYEAFATTLLSSTHQDHSVIRAIGEECARTHGVAFLAQDWRPLAERGHERARRMRLYLQNYCGCVFSEWERFRDTALHVYRGQGPAADTPEVS, encoded by the coding sequence ATGAGAGTGCTCCTCCACGTCTGCTGCGCCGCATGCGCCATCGAGCCGGCCGAGGAGCTGGCGCGCAACGGCCACCGGGTCCACGGGTTCTTCAGCAACCCGAACATCCACCCGTTCATCGAGTTCCGCCGGCGCCTGAAGGCACTCAAGGTGCTCCAGGAGCGACTGCCGCTGCCGGTGACCTACCAGGAGGACTACGGGCTGCCCGACTGGCTGGCGGCCGTGCGCTGGGCGGCCCCGGCGGCCGAACGCTGCGCCGACTGCTACCGCCTGCGGCTGGCGCGCACGGCCGAGACGGCGGCCCGCGGCGGCTACGAGGCATTTGCCACCACGCTGCTGTCCAGCACCCACCAGGACCATTCCGTCATCCGCGCGATCGGCGAGGAGTGCGCCCGGACCCACGGCGTGGCCTTCCTGGCGCAGGACTGGCGCCCGCTGGCCGAGCGCGGCCACGAACGCGCCCGCCGGATGCGCCTCTACCTGCAGAACTACTGCGGCTGCGTCTTCAGCGAATGGGAACGGTTCCGCGACACGGCCCTGCACGTCTACCGCGGCCAGGGGCCCGCCGCCGACACGCCCGAGGTCTCGTGA
- a CDS encoding ABC transporter permease, whose protein sequence is MAVARDGGDEVAWSWDLGKGQVAWYSVDGASAADPDVLSWFVRGQGAEGADETVQVAGSLMNRLIARGAGSRGQTHDMRGVWLVTLSLMVCVVGITNAMLMSVTERFREIGTMKCLGALDRFVVKLFLIESSLQGVVGSLIGAFIGFVLAFLRALLTYRVTDLETGETFWLTLHFFPIGSVLVWLVIALAVGIVLSIVAAIYPAIRAARMEPVQAMRVEA, encoded by the coding sequence ATGGCCGTGGCGCGGGACGGCGGAGACGAGGTGGCCTGGAGCTGGGACCTCGGCAAGGGGCAGGTGGCCTGGTACTCGGTGGATGGCGCCTCGGCGGCCGACCCCGACGTGCTCTCCTGGTTTGTCCGCGGGCAGGGCGCCGAAGGCGCCGACGAGACGGTGCAGGTCGCCGGCAGCCTGATGAACCGGCTGATCGCGCGCGGGGCGGGCAGTCGCGGCCAGACGCACGACATGCGCGGCGTCTGGCTCGTCACCCTGAGCCTGATGGTGTGTGTGGTCGGCATCACCAACGCCATGCTGATGAGCGTTACCGAACGGTTCCGCGAGATCGGCACCATGAAGTGCCTCGGCGCGCTGGACCGGTTCGTCGTGAAGCTCTTCCTGATCGAGTCGTCCCTCCAGGGCGTCGTGGGCTCGCTGATCGGGGCCTTCATCGGCTTCGTGCTGGCGTTTCTGCGCGCGCTGCTCACCTACCGCGTCACGGACCTGGAGACGGGCGAGACCTTCTGGCTGACGCTGCACTTCTTCCCCATCGGGTCCGTTCTGGTCTGGCTGGTGATCGCCCTGGCCGTGGGGATCGTTCTGAGCATTGTCGCCGCCATTTACCCGGCCATCCGTGCGGCGCGGATGGAGCCGGTGCAGGCCATGCGGGTCGAGGCGTAG
- a CDS encoding flippase-like domain-containing protein, whose amino-acid sequence MNTARTFLHALKALAVPLVLCLLFLVLRHIGFGRILEAAGRMEWTAVGSAAALFMAMFLLWCLRWQQLMPRSDRRSVAALLPIYMAGVFGNVVTPGARVGGEPIRAYYMSRAFGGEKTAHLGTILADKISNGAVFLLFLMATVNFVVLFVGIGLYSKLAMEVGVLLVVAAAVTLVILRRQVVKGAVLALRRLLPLLYRSRPMGILRLRFATCAEFEEYLTRKVRNISAPIARMAGSTTALLTAFLLSAVAWLLFCLAHYMLFRGLGADTGYLRVVAIVTISTFIGDISVSPGGAGVMETAMIALCAAFGISPGEAAAVTLISRVLFYTYGIGLGGLCLVGLSLRYGRAVEEAGEDAEPKPPAPDPAGAA is encoded by the coding sequence ATGAACACCGCGCGCACATTCCTCCACGCCCTGAAGGCCCTGGCCGTGCCGCTGGTGCTGTGCCTTCTGTTCCTCGTGCTGCGGCACATCGGTTTCGGCCGCATCCTGGAGGCGGCGGGTCGCATGGAGTGGACCGCCGTCGGCTCGGCCGCCGCCCTCTTCATGGCCATGTTCCTGCTCTGGTGCCTGCGCTGGCAGCAGTTGATGCCCCGGAGCGACCGCCGCAGCGTCGCGGCCCTTCTGCCCATCTACATGGCCGGCGTCTTCGGCAACGTCGTCACACCCGGGGCGCGCGTGGGCGGCGAACCGATCCGCGCCTACTACATGAGCCGCGCCTTCGGCGGGGAGAAGACCGCACACCTGGGCACCATTCTGGCCGACAAGATCAGCAACGGCGCCGTCTTCCTGCTCTTCCTGATGGCGACGGTCAACTTCGTGGTGCTGTTCGTCGGCATCGGGCTCTACTCGAAGCTCGCCATGGAGGTCGGCGTCCTCCTGGTCGTGGCCGCCGCTGTGACGCTGGTGATCCTGCGCCGGCAGGTCGTCAAGGGTGCGGTTCTGGCCCTGCGCCGGCTGCTGCCGCTGCTCTACCGCAGCCGCCCCATGGGCATCCTGCGCCTCCGGTTCGCCACGTGCGCGGAATTCGAGGAGTACCTAACGCGGAAGGTGCGGAACATCTCCGCACCCATCGCCCGAATGGCCGGCAGCACGACCGCCCTGCTCACGGCCTTCCTGCTCTCGGCAGTCGCGTGGCTGCTGTTCTGCCTGGCGCACTACATGCTGTTTCGCGGGCTCGGCGCGGATACCGGGTACCTGCGGGTGGTCGCCATCGTCACGATCTCGACGTTCATCGGCGACATCTCGGTCTCGCCGGGGGGCGCGGGCGTCATGGAGACGGCCATGATCGCGCTCTGCGCAGCCTTCGGCATCTCCCCGGGGGAAGCGGCCGCCGTGACACTCATCAGCCGCGTCCTGTTCTACACCTATGGAATCGGCCTGGGGGGGCTGTGCCTGGTCGGACTGTCCCTGCGCTACGGTCGCGCCGTGGAGGAAGCCGGGGAGGACGCTGAACCCAAGCCGCCCGCCCCCGATCCGGCCGGGGCCGCCTGA
- a CDS encoding PqqD family protein, with amino-acid sequence MRPFGRPRSAGRPLSRALSLSARPVLNRLVKVDRDREGHVILQVPRADNSLVRSVTRWFRLPPYKPIALDELGTFVIELCDGRRTVRDLVDMFAKRYKLNRREAEVGMTTFLRTLARRSIIALVIEGEDVPAP; translated from the coding sequence ATGAGGCCATTCGGGCGCCCGCGGTCGGCCGGTCGGCCGCTGAGCCGTGCGCTGTCCCTGTCGGCCCGGCCGGTGCTGAACCGTCTGGTCAAGGTGGACCGCGACCGGGAGGGGCACGTGATCCTCCAGGTGCCCCGTGCGGACAACTCCCTGGTGCGGAGCGTCACGCGCTGGTTCCGGCTGCCGCCGTACAAGCCGATTGCACTTGACGAACTCGGGACGTTCGTCATAGAACTATGCGACGGGCGCCGCACGGTGCGGGATTTGGTTGATATGTTTGCGAAAAGGTATAAACTCAACCGGCGGGAGGCGGAAGTGGGGATGACGACGTTCCTGCGGACGCTCGCCCGCCGATCGATCATCGCACTGGTCATCGAGGGCGAGGACGTGCCGGCTCCCTGA
- a CDS encoding Holliday junction branch migration protein RuvA, producing MIDRLQGRLVVKSPTAATIDVGGVGLVARIPLSTYEALPPEGGRAVLLTHLLVREDELCLFGFATELERELFRMLLPVSRIGPAVALRVLSSCEPGQFKRYILDGNADALKSTVKGIGAKTASRLIVELRERIERLPVAAEEAGSQAARDAVQALVALGEPEADARQAVRAAVARLGPDADRQQLVQDALGH from the coding sequence ATGATCGACCGCCTCCAGGGCCGCCTCGTCGTCAAGAGCCCGACGGCCGCGACGATCGACGTGGGCGGCGTCGGGCTGGTCGCGCGAATCCCTCTGTCCACCTACGAGGCCCTGCCCCCCGAGGGCGGCCGTGCCGTCCTGCTGACCCACCTGCTGGTGCGTGAGGACGAGCTGTGCCTGTTCGGCTTCGCCACCGAGCTGGAGCGGGAGCTGTTCCGCATGCTGCTGCCGGTCAGCCGCATCGGCCCGGCCGTCGCGCTGCGTGTGCTGAGCAGTTGCGAGCCCGGCCAGTTCAAGCGCTACATCCTGGACGGCAACGCGGACGCGCTCAAGAGCACCGTGAAGGGGATCGGCGCCAAGACGGCCTCGCGCCTCATCGTGGAACTGCGCGAACGGATCGAACGGCTGCCCGTGGCCGCCGAGGAAGCCGGCAGCCAGGCCGCACGGGACGCCGTGCAGGCACTCGTGGCGCTCGGGGAACCCGAGGCCGATGCCCGGCAGGCCGTGCGCGCCGCCGTGGCCCGGCTCGGCCCCGACGCCGACCGCCAGCAGCTCGTGCAGGATGCCCTCGGCCACTGA
- a CDS encoding anti-sigma factor antagonist (This anti-anti-sigma factor, or anti-sigma factor antagonist, belongs to a family that includes characterized members SpoIIAA, RsbV, RsfA, and RsfB.) translates to MPDEIVIKCDNCGHKLVTESRFIGKKGKCPKCGATIRLRQPGAASSGSGEQQVVVEEVETRKDALLRVKKQNDVAIVGFATSRILDQSNVQQLGEEFDALIDQFKLRKIVVNFSGVTYMSSAVMGKLVGLLKKSKASGGRLILCAIEDSIFEIFEIMRFDKMFEISKTEDKAVLELTG, encoded by the coding sequence ATGCCAGACGAGATCGTCATCAAGTGCGACAACTGTGGGCATAAGCTGGTCACCGAGAGCCGGTTCATCGGCAAGAAGGGCAAGTGCCCCAAGTGCGGCGCCACCATCCGTCTTCGGCAGCCCGGCGCGGCCTCGTCCGGAAGCGGGGAGCAGCAGGTGGTTGTCGAAGAAGTGGAGACGCGCAAGGACGCCCTGCTGCGGGTCAAGAAGCAGAACGACGTTGCCATCGTCGGCTTCGCCACCTCCCGCATCCTCGACCAGTCGAACGTGCAGCAGCTCGGCGAGGAATTCGACGCGCTCATCGACCAGTTCAAGCTGCGCAAGATCGTCGTCAACTTCTCCGGCGTCACCTACATGAGCAGCGCCGTGATGGGCAAGCTGGTCGGGCTGCTCAAGAAGTCCAAGGCCTCCGGCGGGCGCCTGATCCTCTGTGCGATCGAGGACAGCATCTTCGAGATCTTCGAGATCATGCGATTCGACAAGATGTTCGAGATCAGCAAGACCGAGGACAAGGCCGTTCTTGAACTGACGGGCTGA
- a CDS encoding ABC transporter ATP-binding protein codes for MGKVEVHALKGITLDIQVGEYISIMGPSGSGKTTLFNMVGALDKPSSGQVYIDEVDVAQLDAYELAWLRCRKIGYIFQTFNLIPVMSALENVTLPMTFAGLTTDEARDKGMDLLDQVGLAERYDHKPFELSGGQQQRVAIARAMANSPSIILADEPTGNLDLATGKEIIQLLGEMNAHQNVTIITATHDIKMLSASDRIIWVRDGTLAKIERREDLDIQVGSIEGDAEGGVEASLRGTEEDEQDAG; via the coding sequence ATGGGCAAGGTCGAGGTGCACGCCCTCAAGGGCATCACGCTGGACATCCAGGTCGGTGAGTACATCAGCATCATGGGCCCCAGCGGCAGCGGCAAGACGACGCTGTTCAACATGGTCGGGGCGCTGGACAAGCCCAGCAGCGGCCAGGTCTACATCGACGAGGTCGACGTGGCCCAGCTGGACGCCTACGAACTCGCCTGGCTCCGCTGCCGGAAGATCGGCTACATCTTCCAGACGTTCAACCTCATCCCCGTCATGTCGGCGCTGGAAAACGTCACGCTGCCGATGACCTTCGCCGGCCTGACCACCGACGAGGCGCGCGACAAGGGCATGGACCTGCTCGACCAGGTCGGGCTGGCCGAGCGCTACGACCACAAGCCCTTCGAGCTGTCCGGCGGGCAGCAGCAGCGCGTTGCGATCGCCCGCGCCATGGCCAACTCGCCCAGCATCATCCTGGCCGACGAGCCCACCGGCAACCTGGACCTGGCCACGGGCAAGGAGATCATCCAGCTCCTCGGCGAGATGAACGCACACCAGAACGTGACGATCATCACGGCGACGCACGACATCAAGATGCTCAGCGCCTCCGACCGCATCATCTGGGTGCGCGACGGCACGCTGGCGAAGATCGAACGCCGCGAGGACCTGGACATCCAGGTGGGGTCCATCGAAGGCGATGCCGAGGGCGGCGTGGAGGCCTCCCTGCGCGGGACCGAAGAGGACGAACAGGACGCCGGCTGA
- the nagB gene encoding glucosamine-6-phosphate deaminase, producing MDVILVRDYEEMSARAAEIVIAALRQKPDAVLGLATGSSPEGLYARLIDAHTNDGLDFAPVVTFNLDEYVGLGPDHPQSYRAFMNDRLFDHINVKPQNTHVPDGLAQPLRAHCAAYEEAIRQAGGIDLQVLGIGRDGHIGFNEPGTSLGSRTHVAALAPETIEDNARYFAGPEEVPRFAVTMGIASILDARRCILLAGGAGKAEAVAAAIEGPLTSQVPASALQMHPDTVAIVDEAAAARLRRADFYRWQDRNRSQILDRL from the coding sequence ATGGACGTCATCCTTGTCCGCGACTACGAGGAGATGAGCGCCCGGGCGGCCGAGATCGTCATCGCCGCGCTCCGTCAGAAGCCCGACGCGGTCCTGGGCCTCGCCACCGGCAGCTCTCCCGAGGGGCTCTACGCCCGCCTGATCGACGCCCACACGAACGATGGGCTCGACTTCGCCCCCGTCGTCACGTTCAACCTGGACGAATACGTCGGCCTCGGGCCGGACCACCCGCAGAGCTATCGCGCCTTCATGAACGACCGGCTCTTCGACCACATCAACGTCAAGCCGCAGAACACCCACGTCCCCGACGGCCTGGCCCAACCCCTGCGGGCCCATTGCGCCGCATACGAGGAGGCGATCCGGCAGGCCGGCGGCATCGATCTGCAGGTCCTGGGCATCGGGCGCGACGGCCACATCGGCTTCAACGAGCCCGGCACCTCGCTGGGGTCCCGCACCCACGTAGCGGCCCTGGCCCCCGAGACGATCGAGGACAATGCCCGTTACTTCGCCGGCCCCGAGGAGGTCCCCCGCTTTGCCGTCACCATGGGCATCGCCTCGATCCTGGACGCCCGCAGGTGCATCCTGCTGGCCGGCGGCGCCGGAAAGGCCGAAGCCGTCGCCGCCGCCATCGAGGGCCCCCTCACGAGCCAGGTGCCGGCCTCGGCCCTCCAGATGCACCCGGACACCGTGGCCATCGTCGACGAAGCGGCTGCCGCCCGGCTCCGGCGCGCCGATTTCTACCGGTGGCAGGACCGCAACCGGTCCCAGATCCTCGACCGGCTCTGA